In Drosophila santomea strain STO CAGO 1482 chromosome 3L, Prin_Dsan_1.1, whole genome shotgun sequence, a single window of DNA contains:
- the LOC120450464 gene encoding gamma-aminobutyric acid receptor subunit beta isoform X7, with product MSDSKMDKLARMAPLPRTPLLTIWLAINMALIAQETGHKRIHTVQAATGGGSMLGDVNISAILDSFSVSYDKRVRPNYGGPPVEVGVTMYVLSISSLSEVKMDFTLDFYFRQFWTDPRLAYRKRPGVETLSVGSEFIKNIWVPDTFFVNEKQSYFHIATTSNEFIRVHHSGSITRSIRLTITASCPMNLQYFPMDRQLCHIEIESFGYTMRDIRYFWRDGLSSVGMSSEVELPQFRVLGHRQRATEINLTTGNYSRLACEIQFVRSMGYYLIQIYIPSGLIVIISWVSFWLNRNATPARVALGVTTVLTMTTLMSSTNAALPKISYVKSIDVYLGTCFVMVFASLLEYATVGYMAKRIQMRKQRFMAIQKIAEQKKQQLDGANQQQSNPNPNANVGGPGGVGVGPGGPGGPGGGVNVGVGMGMGPEHGHGHGHHAHSHGHPHAPKQTVSNRPIGFSNIQQNVGTRGCSIVGPLFQEVRFKVHDPKAHSKGGTLENTVNGGRGGPQSHGPGPGQGGGPPGGGGGGGGGGGPPEGGGDPEAAVPAHLLHPGKVKKDINKLLGITPSDIDKYSRIVFPVCFVCFNLMYWIIYLHVSDVVADDLVLLGEE from the exons ATGAGTGATTCAAAAATGGACAAGCTGGCCCGGATGGCGCCCCTGCCCCGAACACCGCTGCTGACCATCTGGCTGGCCATCAACATGGCCCTGATCGCACAGGAAACGGGCCACAAACGGATCCACACAGTGCAAGCGGC GACTGGCGGTGGCAGCATGCTGGGTGACGTAAACATATCCGCTATACTCGACTCCTTTAGTGTTAGTTACGACAAAAGAGTAAGACCCAATTACGGTG GACCTCCTGTCGAAGTCGGAGTCACCATGTATGTGCTATCGATCAGCTCGCTCTCAGAAGTGAAAATG GACTTCACATTGGATTTTTACTTTCGTCAATTTTGGACCGATCCTCGTTTAGCGTATAGAAAACGACCTGGTGTAGAAACACTATCGGTTGGATCAGAGTTCATTAAGAATATTTGGGTACCTGACACCttttttgtaaatgaaaaacaatCATATTTTCACATTGCAACAACCAGTAATGAATTCATACGTGTGCATCATTCTGGATCGATAACAAGAAGTATTAG ATTGACTATTACCGCATCGTGTCCGATGAATCTACAATATTTCCCCATGGATCGCCAGCTGTGCCACATTGAAATCGAAAGCT TCGGTTACACGATGCGAGATATCCGATATTTCTGGAGAGATGGACTGAGTAGTGTTGGCATGAGCAGTGAGGTCGAACTACCGCAGTTCCGAGTTTTGGGACACAGGCAGAGGGCGACCGAAATAAACCTAACCACAG GCAACTATTCGCGTTTAGCCTGCGAAATACAGTTCGTGCGTTCGATGGGCTACTACCTTATACAAATCTACATACCCTCTGGACTGATCGTTATTATATCATGGGTATCATTTTGGCTCAATCGCAATGCAACGCCGGCGCGTGTGGCGCTCGGTGTGACAACCGTGTTGACAATGACCACTTTGATGTCGTCAACAAATGCAGCGCTGCCAAAGATTTCGTACGTCAAGTCGATTGACGTCTATCTGGGAACATGCTTCGTTATGGTCTTTGCCAGTCTACTGG AATACGCCACGGTCGGCTACATGGCAAAACGAATTCAAATGCGAAAACAAAGATTTATGGCGATCCAAAAGATAGCCGAACAGAAAAAGCAACAGCTCGATGGAGCGAACCAGCAGCAGtcgaatcccaatcccaatgcGAATGTGGGTGGACCCGGTGGAGTGGGCGTTGGACCCGGCGGACCCGGAGGACCCGGTGGCGGGGTCAATGTGGGCGTCGGTATGGGCATGGGACCGGAGCATGGCCACGGGCATGGACACCACGCCCACAGCCATGGACATCCGCATGCGCCCAAGCAAACAGTGAGTAACCGCCCAATCGGCTTTTCCAATATCCAACAAAACGTTGGTACGCGCGGTTGCTCGATAGTGGGACCCTTGTTCCAGGAGGTGAGATTCAAGGTCCACGACCCGAAGGCCCACTCCAAGGGCGGAACGCTGGAGAATACGGTGAATGGCGGACGAGGCGGTCCGCAATCGCATGGACCGGGTCCGGGACAGGGCGGCGGACCGCCCGGCGGtggcggaggcggtggaggCGGGGGCGGACCGCCCGAGGGCGGTGGCGATCCGGAGGCAGCGGTTCCAGCCCATCTACTGCATCCGGGAAAAGTAAAAAAG GACATCAACAAGCTGCTGGGCATCACGCCCTCCGACATCGACAAGTACTCACGTATCGTGTTCCCCGTGTGCTTCGTGTGCTTCAACCTGATGTACTGGATCATCTACCTGCATGTCAGCGACGTGGTCGCCGATGATCTGGTGCTCCTGGGCGAGGAGTAG
- the LOC120450464 gene encoding gamma-aminobutyric acid receptor subunit beta isoform X3, whose amino-acid sequence MSDSKMDKLARMAPLPRTPLLTIWLAINMALIAQETGHKRIHTVQAATGGGSMLGDVNISAILDSFSVSYDKRVRPNYGGPPVEVGVTMYVLSISSLSEVKMDFTLDFYFRQFWTDPRLAYRKRPGVETLSVGSEFIKNIWVPDTFFVNEKQSYFHIATTSNEFIRVHHSGSITRSIRLTITASCPMNLQYFPMDRQLCHIEIESFGYTMRDIRYFWRDGLSSVGMSSEVELPQFRVLGHRQRATEINLTTGNYSRLACEIQFVRSMGYYLIQIYIPSGLIVIISWVSFWLNRNATPARVALGVTTVLTMTTLMSSTNAALPKISYVKSIDVYLGTCFVMVFASLLEYATVGYMAKRIQMRKQRFMAIQKIAEQKKQQLDGANQQQSNPNPNANVGGPGGVGVGPGGPGGPGGGVNVGVGMGMGPEHGHGHGHHAHSHGHPHAPKQTVSNRPIGFSNIQQNVGTRGCSIVGPLFQEVRFKVHDPKAHSKGGTLENTVNGGRGGPQSHGPGPGQGGGPPGGGGGGGGGGGPPEGGGDPEAAVPAHLLHPGKVKKVKDINKLLGITPSDIDKYSRIVFPVCFVCFNLMYWIIYLHVSDVVADDLVLLGEE is encoded by the exons ATGAGTGATTCAAAAATGGACAAGCTGGCCCGGATGGCGCCCCTGCCCCGAACACCGCTGCTGACCATCTGGCTGGCCATCAACATGGCCCTGATCGCACAGGAAACGGGCCACAAACGGATCCACACAGTGCAAGCGGC GACTGGCGGTGGCAGCATGCTGGGTGACGTAAACATATCCGCTATACTCGACTCCTTTAGTGTTAGTTACGACAAAAGAGTAAGACCCAATTACGGTG GACCTCCTGTCGAAGTCGGAGTCACCATGTATGTGCTATCGATCAGCTCGCTCTCAGAAGTGAAAATG GACTTCACATTGGATTTTTACTTTCGTCAATTTTGGACCGATCCTCGTTTAGCGTATAGAAAACGACCTGGTGTAGAAACACTATCGGTTGGATCAGAGTTCATTAAGAATATTTGGGTACCTGACACCttttttgtaaatgaaaaacaatCATATTTTCACATTGCAACAACCAGTAATGAATTCATACGTGTGCATCATTCTGGATCGATAACAAGAAGTATTAG ATTGACTATTACCGCATCGTGTCCGATGAATCTACAATATTTCCCCATGGATCGCCAGCTGTGCCACATTGAAATCGAAAGCT TCGGTTACACGATGCGAGATATCCGATATTTCTGGAGAGATGGACTGAGTAGTGTTGGCATGAGCAGTGAGGTCGAACTACCGCAGTTCCGAGTTTTGGGACACAGGCAGAGGGCGACCGAAATAAACCTAACCACAG GCAACTATTCGCGTTTAGCCTGCGAAATACAGTTCGTGCGTTCGATGGGCTACTACCTTATACAAATCTACATACCCTCTGGACTGATCGTTATTATATCATGGGTATCATTTTGGCTCAATCGCAATGCAACGCCGGCGCGTGTGGCGCTCGGTGTGACAACCGTGTTGACAATGACCACTTTGATGTCGTCAACAAATGCAGCGCTGCCAAAGATTTCGTACGTCAAGTCGATTGACGTCTATCTGGGAACATGCTTCGTTATGGTCTTTGCCAGTCTACTGG AATACGCCACGGTCGGCTACATGGCAAAACGAATTCAAATGCGAAAACAAAGATTTATGGCGATCCAAAAGATAGCCGAACAGAAAAAGCAACAGCTCGATGGAGCGAACCAGCAGCAGtcgaatcccaatcccaatgcGAATGTGGGTGGACCCGGTGGAGTGGGCGTTGGACCCGGCGGACCCGGAGGACCCGGTGGCGGGGTCAATGTGGGCGTCGGTATGGGCATGGGACCGGAGCATGGCCACGGGCATGGACACCACGCCCACAGCCATGGACATCCGCATGCGCCCAAGCAAACAGTGAGTAACCGCCCAATCGGCTTTTCCAATATCCAACAAAACGTTGGTACGCGCGGTTGCTCGATAGTGGGACCCTTGTTCCAGGAGGTGAGATTCAAGGTCCACGACCCGAAGGCCCACTCCAAGGGCGGAACGCTGGAGAATACGGTGAATGGCGGACGAGGCGGTCCGCAATCGCATGGACCGGGTCCGGGACAGGGCGGCGGACCGCCCGGCGGtggcggaggcggtggaggCGGGGGCGGACCGCCCGAGGGCGGTGGCGATCCGGAGGCAGCGGTTCCAGCCCATCTACTGCATCCGGGAAAAGTAAAAAAGGTAAAG GACATCAACAAGCTGCTGGGCATCACGCCCTCCGACATCGACAAGTACTCACGTATCGTGTTCCCCGTGTGCTTCGTGTGCTTCAACCTGATGTACTGGATCATCTACCTGCATGTCAGCGACGTGGTCGCCGATGATCTGGTGCTCCTGGGCGAGGAGTAG
- the LOC120450464 gene encoding gamma-aminobutyric acid receptor subunit beta isoform X15, whose amino-acid sequence MSDSKMDKLARMAPLPRTPLLTIWLAINMALIAQETGHKRIHTVQAATGGGSMLGDVNISAILDSFSVSYDKRVRPNYGGPPVEVGVTMYVLSISSVSEVLMDFTLDFYFRQFWTDPRLAYRKRPGVETLSVGSEFIKNIWVPDTFFVNEKQSYFHIATTSNEFIRVHHSGSITRSIRLTITASCPMNLQYFPMDRQLCHIEIESFGYTMRDIRYFWRDGLSSVGMSSEVELPQFRVLGHRQRATEINLTTGNYSRLACEIQFVRSMGYYLIQIYIPSGLIVIISWVSFWLNRNATPARVALGVTTVLTMTTLMSSTNAALPKISYVKSIDVYLGTCFVMVFASLLEYATVGYMAKRIQMRKQRFMAIQKIAEQKKQQLDGANQQQSNPNPNANVGGPGGVGVGPGGPGGPGGGVNVGVGMGMGPEHGHGHGHHAHSHGHPHAPKQTVRFKVHDPKAHSKGGTLENTVNGGRGGPQSHGPGPGQGGGPPGGGGGGGGGGGPPEGGGDPEAAVPAHLLHPGKVKKVKDINKLLGITPSDIDKYSRIVFPVCFVCFNLMYWIIYLHVSDVVADDLVLLGEE is encoded by the exons ATGAGTGATTCAAAAATGGACAAGCTGGCCCGGATGGCGCCCCTGCCCCGAACACCGCTGCTGACCATCTGGCTGGCCATCAACATGGCCCTGATCGCACAGGAAACGGGCCACAAACGGATCCACACAGTGCAAGCGGC GACTGGCGGTGGCAGCATGCTGGGTGACGTAAACATATCCGCTATACTCGACTCCTTTAGTGTTAGTTACGACAAAAGAGTAAGACCCAATTACGGTG GTCCCCCTGTGGAGGTTGGCGTCACAATGTATGTCCTCAGTATCAGTTCGGTTTCGGAAGTTCTAATG GACTTCACATTGGATTTTTACTTTCGTCAATTTTGGACCGATCCTCGTTTAGCGTATAGAAAACGACCTGGTGTAGAAACACTATCGGTTGGATCAGAGTTCATTAAGAATATTTGGGTACCTGACACCttttttgtaaatgaaaaacaatCATATTTTCACATTGCAACAACCAGTAATGAATTCATACGTGTGCATCATTCTGGATCGATAACAAGAAGTATTAG ATTGACTATTACCGCATCGTGTCCGATGAATCTACAATATTTCCCCATGGATCGCCAGCTGTGCCACATTGAAATCGAAAGCT TCGGTTACACGATGCGAGATATCCGATATTTCTGGAGAGATGGACTGAGTAGTGTTGGCATGAGCAGTGAGGTCGAACTACCGCAGTTCCGAGTTTTGGGACACAGGCAGAGGGCGACCGAAATAAACCTAACCACAG GCAACTATTCGCGTTTAGCCTGCGAAATACAGTTCGTGCGTTCGATGGGCTACTACCTTATACAAATCTACATACCCTCTGGACTGATCGTTATTATATCATGGGTATCATTTTGGCTCAATCGCAATGCAACGCCGGCGCGTGTGGCGCTCGGTGTGACAACCGTGTTGACAATGACCACTTTGATGTCGTCAACAAATGCAGCGCTGCCAAAGATTTCGTACGTCAAGTCGATTGACGTCTATCTGGGAACATGCTTCGTTATGGTCTTTGCCAGTCTACTGG AATACGCCACGGTCGGCTACATGGCAAAACGAATTCAAATGCGAAAACAAAGATTTATGGCGATCCAAAAGATAGCCGAACAGAAAAAGCAACAGCTCGATGGAGCGAACCAGCAGCAGtcgaatcccaatcccaatgcGAATGTGGGTGGACCCGGTGGAGTGGGCGTTGGACCCGGCGGACCCGGAGGACCCGGTGGCGGGGTCAATGTGGGCGTCGGTATGGGCATGGGACCGGAGCATGGCCACGGGCATGGACACCACGCCCACAGCCATGGACATCCGCATGCGCCCAAGCAAACA GTGAGATTCAAGGTCCACGACCCGAAGGCCCACTCCAAGGGCGGAACGCTGGAGAATACGGTGAATGGCGGACGAGGCGGTCCGCAATCGCATGGACCGGGTCCGGGACAGGGCGGCGGACCGCCCGGCGGtggcggaggcggtggaggCGGGGGCGGACCGCCCGAGGGCGGTGGCGATCCGGAGGCAGCGGTTCCAGCCCATCTACTGCATCCGGGAAAAGTAAAAAAGGTAAAG GACATCAACAAGCTGCTGGGCATCACGCCCTCCGACATCGACAAGTACTCACGTATCGTGTTCCCCGTGTGCTTCGTGTGCTTCAACCTGATGTACTGGATCATCTACCTGCATGTCAGCGACGTGGTCGCCGATGATCTGGTGCTCCTGGGCGAGGAGTAG
- the LOC120450464 gene encoding uncharacterized protein LOC120450464 isoform X14: MPNRPSPIENYLFIDKIPKSVRIFEMQSVQSKSNIKYQLSKSLSYRIAINRIRHGRLHGKTNSNAKTKIYGDPKDSRTEKATARWSEPAAVESQSQCECGWTRWSGRWTRRTRRTRWRGQCGRRYGHGTGAWPRAWTPRPQPWTSACAQANMGPLFQEVRFKVHDPKAHSKGGTLENTVNGGRGGPQSHGPGPGQGGGPPGGGGGGGGGGGPPEGGGDPEAAVPAHLLHPGKVKKVKDINKLLGITPSDIDKYSRIVFPVCFVCFNLMYWIIYLHVSDVVADDLVLLGEE, translated from the exons ATGCCAAACCGTCCATCACCCATCGAAAACTATCTATTCATCGACAAAATTCCAAAATCTGTACGAATATTCGAAATGCAATCTGttcaatcaaaatcaaatatcaaatatcaaCTATCAAAATCGTTATCGTATCGTATCGCAATCAATAGAATACGCCACGGTCGGCTACATGGCAAAACGAATTCAAATGCGAAAACAAAGATTTATGGCGATCCAAAAGATAGCCGAACAGAAAAAGCAACAGCTCGATGGAGCGAACCAGCAGCAGtcgaatcccaatcccaatgcGAATGTGGGTGGACCCGGTGGAGTGGGCGTTGGACCCGGCGGACCCGGAGGACCCGGTGGCGGGGTCAATGTGGGCGTCGGTATGGGCATGGGACCGGAGCATGGCCACGGGCATGGACACCACGCCCACAGCCATGGACATCCGCATGCGCCCAAGCAAACA TGGGACCCTTGTTCCAGGAGGTGAGATTCAAGGTCCACGACCCGAAGGCCCACTCCAAGGGCGGAACGCTGGAGAATACGGTGAATGGCGGACGAGGCGGTCCGCAATCGCATGGACCGGGTCCGGGACAGGGCGGCGGACCGCCCGGCGGtggcggaggcggtggaggCGGGGGCGGACCGCCCGAGGGCGGTGGCGATCCGGAGGCAGCGGTTCCAGCCCATCTACTGCATCCGGGAAAAGTAAAAAAGGTAAAG GACATCAACAAGCTGCTGGGCATCACGCCCTCCGACATCGACAAGTACTCACGTATCGTGTTCCCCGTGTGCTTCGTGTGCTTCAACCTGATGTACTGGATCATCTACCTGCATGTCAGCGACGTGGTCGCCGATGATCTGGTGCTCCTGGGCGAGGAGTAG